GCCACAGCCTGGACGGCTCCGATCAGGTCGGCCCCACCCTGAAGAACATCTGGCACCGCGAGGTGGAGGTCGTGGAAGCGGACGGCAAGAAGCGGCAGATGGTGGCGGACGAAGCCTATCTGCGGCGAGCCATCCTGGAGCCGGGTGCCGAGGTGGTCGAGGGCTACGACGACATCATGCCGTCCTATGAAGGACAGGTTTCCGACGACGAGCTGCGTGCCATGCTCAATTGGATGAAGGGCGCTGCCGCTCCGGCCCCGCCGCGCGGCAGGGACGTCGCCGAGAACGAAGGCTGCCTCTCCTGCCACTCCACGGACGGCACCGTCATCGCCGGGCCGAGCTTCAAGGGGCTGGCCGGGAGCGACGTGGACGTGCTCGAAGACGGAAAGGAGAAGCAGATCAAGGCGGACGCGGAATATCTCAAGGAATCCATCGTCAAGCCGGAAGAGATGATCCGCAAAGGCTTCGATCCCATGATGCCCGCCTACGACTACCTGGACCCCAAGGACGTGGACGCCCTGGTGGAATACATCGAAAGCCTGGGGAGCGAATAGTGGCTTTCGGGGTTCTCTCGGCTGCGGGGCAATTGCTGCGGCCCCGCATCGGGATCATGGCCGGGCTTTCCACGGGCATCGGCGCGCTCCTGGCCAAGGCGGACGCGCCCACGGCCATGGCCGCCGCAGGCGCGGGCTTTCTGCTCTGCGCGGCCTGCTCCGTGCTCAACCAGGTCCAGGAGCGCCGCATCGATGCGCGCATGGCCCGCACCGCTTCCCGCCCCCTGGCCTCTGGCGCGCTGGCGCCCGGATGGGGCCTGGCCCTGGGCTTCGCGCTTCTGGCCCTGGCCGTGTGGGTTTCCTTCCGCATGGGCGGGCTTGCCGCAGCCCTGGTGCCCCTGCTGACGGCGCTGCTCTACAACGGGCTGTACACGCCGCTGAAGCGCGTCTCGCCCCATGCCGTGCTGCTGGGGGCCGTGCCGGGCGCGCTGCCTCCCGTGTTCGGCTGGCTGCTGGCGAACGGCCCGATCCATCCGGCCCGGTCGCCGAGCATCTGGGCGCTCTTCGCGGTCTATTACCTCTGGCAGGCTCCCCATTTCTGGACGCTGGCCGAGCGCCGACGCGACGACTACGCCCGCGCCGGGCTGGCCGTGGCCCCCCTGGCGCTGCGGCCGGGGCGCTACCCGCTCGTGCACGCCTTCTGGACGGCCGCCTTCCTGCTGGGCCTGGCGGCCAGCGCCGTGCTGGGGGTGGTGGAAAGCGGACCGTTGCGCTATGCTCTGCTCGCGCTGGCCTTGATTTCCGGGCTGGCCGCCGTGGCCGATGTCTTGCCGGGAGCGCGGCGGAGCGGCGCACCGGGAGGTTTTCGGCTCGCGGACGCGGCCATGCTCGCCTTTCTGGGCCTGATCTGCCTCGACGCCCTGCACTGATACGACGGACTAGAAAACACCAAGATCGCCAGGGGGCACGAATCCATGCTCTGGATACATCCCGTCATACAGCTCTTGGGAATACTCTTCGCGATCCTGGCCCTGCGTCTGGGCTGGAAGCGATACTGCGCCGTGCACCTGGGCCGCAAGTGCATGTTTCCCTGGAAAGAACACGTCCAGTGGGGCCAGCTTGCCGAAGGCTTCTGGCTCGGCGGGCTCACCCTCGGCATCTGGGCCGCGCGCTGGACCTGGCGCGGCTACGGCGTCACGGGCGCGCATTTCTGGCTCGGCCTCGCCATGGGCGCGTTGATCCTCTTTTCCTTCATTTCCGGCACGGTCATGGACAAGGTCAAGAAGAAGCGTACCACCCTGCCCAGGCTGCACGGCTTTGCGGGCTTCACGCTCATGGCCCTGGCCCTGGCGGAACTCGTCACCGGCTCGCTCGTGCTTGCCCGGCTGTTTTTCTGAGCGAATCAATCGGTGGGAACCCTTTCTGCAGAAAGGGTTCCCCCGTACCCCCCTCCCAAAGACCGTTCGTCGGCGAAGCGCCTTGCGGCGCTTCCGCGGGTGTCCTTCGCACTGGAACCAGCTGCGCAGCCAGTGGAGAAAACGCTCTCGTGATTGGCAGGATCAAAAACGAACACGCGCTGGGAAGGATCAGCGCAAACGAATCTGACCTGGGGAGCCCCTTACGCGCCGAAGCGCGGATGCGCAGCATCGAGCTTCGGCGCAGAAAGGGAGTCCAGAGGGCCGCGGGCCCTCTGGCCGCCGGAGGCCTGCCTTTTCTTCCCGATCCCGGCCACGCAAAAGCGCCCTGATCCGTGCGGACCAGGGCGCTTTGCATTGCGATGTTCGGCTTGGGCCTAACCCGCGGCCACGATCTGCCTGACTTTTTCCAGGGCAGCGGGGATGCCGTCGGGGTTGGTGCCGCCGGCCTGGGCCATGTCGGGCCGTCCGCCTCCGCCTCCGCCCACTTCCGCAGCGGCCTGCTTGACGATGTCGCCCGCCTTGAAGCGTCCGACGAGATCCTTGGTCACGGCCACGATCAGGGAGACCTTGCCGTCCTCCTGCCTGGCGGCCAGGGCCAGCACGCCGGAATCGACCTTGGAGCGCAGGGCGTCCATCTGCTCGCGCATGATCTTGGGATTGGGCGCTTCGATTTCCGCGGCCAGCACCTTGACGCCGTTGACCTCGGCGAGGTCGGCCAGGAGGTCGCGGCCCGCGCCGGAGGCGAGCTTGGCCTGGAGGCGTTCCATTTCCTTGTTCGCGGCCTTGACCTCGGCCTGGAGCGCCTGGATGCGCTCGGCGATGGAGCCGGAGCCGGACTTGAGCAGGCTGGCGGCGTCGCGGCAGGCGCTGCGCTCGTCCTGTAGGTGGTTCAGGGCGTTCCAGCCCGTGGCGGCCTCGATGCGGCGGATGCCCGCGGCCACGCCGGACTCGGAAAGGATCACGAAGGGTCCGGTCTGGCCGGTGTAGGAGAGGTGCGTGCCGCCGCAGAGTTCCATGGACACGCCCGGAACCTGGACGACGCGGACCTCGTCGCCGTATTTCTCGCCGAAGAGCGCGGTGGCGCCTTTCTTCACGGCGTCCTCGTTGCTCATGACCTCGGTGTGGACCTTCTCGTTGGCGAGGATGGCGCGGTTGACCTCGTCCTCGACCTTGCGGATCTCTTCGGGGCTCATGGCGCTGATGTGCGTGAAGTCGAAGCGCAGCCTGTCCGGGGCCACGAGGGAGCCGGACTGGTTGACGTGGGCGCCGAGCACGTTGCGCAGGGCCGCGTGCAGCAGGTGCGTGGCGGTGTGGTTGCGCTGGGTGGCCATGCGGGCGTCCTTGTCCACGCGGAGCTTGATGTCCTTGCGGTCTTCGACGACGCCTTCGACCACGGTGATCTTGTGGACGGTCAGTTCCGGGGAGGGCTTGACCGTGTCGAGCACTTCGGCTTTGCCCGTCAGGGATTCGGCCTTGCCCGCATCGCCGACCTGTCCGCCGGATTCGCCGTAGAAGGGGGTCTCCACGGTGACGAGCCAGCCGTTTTCCCCGGCGGAGAGCTTTTCCACGCGCTCGCCCTGCTCGCTGAGCAACGCCTTGACGCGGGTTTCCTCGGTGAGGCTGTCGTAGCCGGTGAACTTCGAGCTGACGCTCTTTTCCAGCAGGGAGTGGAAGAGGGTGGCCACGTCCTTTTCGCCGGAGCCTTTCCAGGCTTTCTTGGCGCGGACCTTCTGTTCCTTCATGCAGGCGTTGTACGCGGGCTCGTCAACGGTAAGGCTCTGCTTCTCGGCCACGTCGTTGACGATGTCGATGGGGAATCCGTAGGTGTCGTAAAGCTTGAAGGCGGCCTCGCCGGAAATGACGCTTCCGCCCGCCTGCTTCACGGCGGCCATTTCGTCTTCGAGCATGGCCAGGCCCTTGTCCAGGGTCTGGGAGAAGCGCTCCTCTTCCTCGCGCACGACCTTTTCCATGAAATCCCTGGTCTTGACGACTTCCGGGAAGGCGTGGCCCATTTCGTCCACAACCTTTCCGGCGGTCTTCCAGAGGAAGGCTCCCTGGAGGCCGATGAGCCTGCCGAAACGGTAGGCGCGGCGGATCAGCCTACGCAGGACGTAGCCGCGCCCCTCGTTGGAGGGCATGACCTGGTCCGGGATGAGAAAGGCGATGGCCCGGCTGTGGTCGGCGATGACCTGGAGGGCGGTGTCGGTTTCGTGGTCCTCGCGGTACTTCTTTCCCGCGAGCGCGGCCGCGTAGTCGATGATCGGGGTGAAGAGGTCGGATTCGTAGTTGGACTGCACGCCCTGGCAGACCGCGGCGATGCGCTCCAGGCCCATGCCCGTGTCGATGGAGGGGCGGGGCAGGTTGGTGCGGGTGCCGTCCTCGGCCTGGTCGTACTGCATGAACACGAGGTTCCAGATTTCGAGGAAGCGGTCGCAGTCGCACTGGCCGATGCCACAGTTGGGGCCGCAGCACATCTCCTCGCCCTGGTCGATGTGCACCTCGGAGCAGGGGCCGCAGGGACCGGTGTCGCCCATGGACCAGAAGTTGTCCTTTTCGCCGAGGCGGTAGATGCGCTCGGGCTCCACGCCCGCGACCTTCTGCCAGAGCTTTCCGGCCTCGTCATCGTCCTTGTAGATGGTGATGTAGAGCTTGTCCTTGGGCAGCTTGAGCTCGTCGGTGAGGAACTGCCAGCAGAAACGGATGGCGTCCTCCTTGAAATAGTCGCCGAAGGAGAAGTTGCCGAGCATCTCGAAGAAGGTGTGGTGGCGCGCGGTGCGGCCCACGTTTTCGAGGTCGTTGTGCTTGCCGCCCACGCGCAGACACTTCTGGGAGGAAGTGGCGCGCTTGTAGTCGCGCTTCTCCTGGCCGAGGAAGGTCTTCTTGAACTGGACCATGCCCGCGTTGGTGAAGAGCAGGGACGGGTCGTCCTTGGGCACGAGGGAGGAGGAGTGGACCCGGGTGTGGGCGTTCTTCTCGAAGAATTCGAGGAAGCGTTTTCGGATTTCAGCGGCGTTCATATCTTGTTGCTCCAAAAAAATGGCAGAGTCGAAAAGGCGCGGCCGCGTGGGGTGCGACCGCGTCCTGTCGTCGGGTTCTTGGTTCGGTTATTCGTCGAAGTCGCCCGGGAGGTCCGCCTCGGGCTCGTCCGGGGAGCCTTTGGGCAGCGGCAGGCCGTTGATGCCCAGGTGCTCCACGAGCTTGTCGCGGATCTGTGCGGCGAGATCGGGATTTTCCTGCAGGTACTGGCGCACGTTCTCCTTGCCCTGGCCGAGGCGCTCGCTGCCGAAGGCGAACCAGGCGCCGGACTTGTCCACGATGCCCGCTTCCACGCCCATGTCGAGCAGCTCGCCCTCGTGGGAGATGCCCGTGCCGTAGAGCACGTCGAAGAGGGCCTCGCGGAAGGGCGGGGCGACCTTGTTCTTGACGACCTTGACCCGGGCGCGGATGCCGAAGACCTCGTCCTTGTCCTTGAGGGTCTGGATGCGGCGGATGTCCATGCGCACCGAGGCGTAGAACTTGAGGGCGTTGCCGCCGGAGGTGGTCTCGGGGTTGCCGTAGCCGGTCATGCCGATCTTCATGCGGATCTGGTTGATGAAGAGCACGACCGTGCGGGACTTGTGGATGGTGCCGGTGAGCTTGCGCAGCGCGTGGGACATCAGCCGCGCCTGGCCGCCCACCTGGGTCTCGCCCATGTTGCCTTCGAGCTCGCTCTGGGGGATCAGGGCGGCCACGGAGTCGATGACCACAACGTCCACGGCGCCGGAGCGCACGAGCAGGTCCGCGATTTCGAGCGCCTGTTCGCCATAGTCCGGCTGGGAGATGAGCAGCTCGTCGGTCTTCACGCCGAGGCGCTTGGCGTAATTGATGTCCAGGGCGTGCTCGGCGTCCACGAAGGCTGCGGTTCCGCCCAGCTTCTGGGCCTCGGCGATGAGGTGCAGGGCGAGAGTGGTTTTGCCCGAGGATTCCGGGCCGTAGATTTCCGAGACGCGTCCGCGCGGGATGCCGCCAACGCCCAGGGCCATGTCCAGGGCGATGGAGCCCGTAGGGATGACCGGGATGGCCTGGTGCGCGGCTTCGTCCATGCGCATGATCGACCCTTTGCCGAACTTGCGCTCAATGGTGGTTATGGCGGTTCCCAGGGCTTCCTTGCGGAGCTCTTCGGGATTCGGTTTCTTGGCGGCCATGCCTCTCCTCCGAAGTACGTTCAATTGGTGGGCAGACGAGGGATAGCAGATCGGAGGGCCAGCGGCAACTGCCCGCTGCGGTCCCGCTTCGGGACGCCGCAGCCGGTTCCCAGGTTCCGCTCGACAAATCGTCCCGCTCTATGTATAGGATTGCCGGATTGCACTCGATCGGCTCCCAACCCGCAGGAACCGGGGGCGCACCCCAGCGCTTCCGACCGTGGAAGGAAACCTTGTCGTGATCCGCAGAATTTCCGTTCGCGATCTCAAACCGGGCATGCTCGTGGCGGGTGTCCCGAACCATGCGCTCCTGGACGCCCAGCGCGTCTACGCGGTGGAGGGCTACGTGCGCTCCGCCGAGGAGGTTCTGGAGATCGTGCGCCAGGGCTTCCGCGAGGTCTTCGTGGACCTGCGTTCGGCCCTTTCGGACCGCAGTCGGGACCCTTCGGGGAGCCGCTGGGCCGGCCTGCCCGAGGAGGTCGAGCAGGAACTGGGGCGGTTGAGTGCGTCCCGTCCCCACGAAGCGGCGCATGCCTTCGCCGACCCCGACGGGGAGCGCCTGCGCCTTGATCTGGCCCGGGCCCGGGAACTCTATGAGGACAACCTGCGGCTGGCGCGCAGACTTTTCGCCGAGGCGGCCCAGGGCCGGACCCTGTCCCTGGCCGAGGCGCGGCAGGGCCTGGAGCGGACTCTGGAGGAACTGACCGCGGATCCGGCGGCCACGCTCTGGGCCGCTCGGCTCGCCGAGAACCGCGCCCGGCTGCATATCCACTCCGTGAATGTCTCCCTCATTTCCATGGCCTTTGCCCTGCACCTCGGCCTGGATCGCGAGGACGCGCTGCGGATCGGTCTCGCCGGGTTGTTGCACGACCTGGGCCAGACGCGGCTGCCTCTGGAGCTGACCACCCGGCGGGGCAGGCTTTCCGCAGCGGAGCAGGCGCTCTTCGACCGCCATGCGCACGACGGGGAAGTCATCCTGCGGCGGCAGGGCGGGGTGCCCGAGGGGATAATCCGCGCCGTGGCCGAGCACCACGAACGCCACGACGGCAAGGGGCGACCCGCTGGGCTTTCCGGCGCTGCCCGCTGTCCGCAGGGCCGCATTCTGGCGCTGGCCGATCAGTTCGATCTGCTTTCCCGGCCCGGGTACGATCCCCGTTCCGATTCCCCGTCCCGGGCCATGACCCTGCTCTTCGCCGAGCGCGGCGCAGCGCACGAGCCCGGAGACGTGGAGCGCTTCGTGCGCTTCATGGGCGTCTATCCCCTGGGGTCCCTGGTGCGCCTCTCGGATGGGCGCACCGCCATGGTCTGGCGGCACGACCCCGAGAATCCCCTGGCCCCGCTGGTGAACGTGGTTCTGGACGCGCAGGCCCGTCCCATGGAGACCGCCTGCGTGAACCTCGCCCTCGACAGGGGACGGCGTGGAGACGCGGGGCTGCATATCGCGGCGGAGCTGCGCCCGGAGGCGGTGGCCGATCCGCGCGCCCTGGCGCCGCTCCCGGCGTCCGAGGCCGTCTAGTTCCCGGTCCGTTTCCCGCTTTTCGGCTCGGGGCGGGCCCATGGCGCGCCCTTGCGCTCCTGCTCGCGCTCACGTATGAGTGCCCGGCCATGAACAAGCACTATGACGCCCTGGCCCTCTTCTCCGGAGGGCTGGATTCCGTTCTCGCCTGCAAGACCATTCAGGATCAGGGACTTTCGGTTCTCGGCCTGCACTTCATCTCGCCCTTCTTCGGCAAGCCGCATCTGCTGGAGCGTTGGAGCCGCGTCTACGGCGTGGAGATCGTGCCCGTGGACGTGTCGGAAAAATACGTGGAGATGCTCCGCGATCCGGCCAACGGCTACGGCAAGCAGGTCAACCCCTGCATCGACTGCAAGATCCTGATGCTCTCCCATGCGCGGACCCTGCTGCCCCAATACGGGGCGAAGTTCCTGATCTCCGGCGAGGTCGTGGGCCAGCGGCCCATGTCCCAGCGCCGGGACACCCTGAACCAGATCCGCAACACCGCGGAGGTCAAGGACGTGCTTCTGCGCCCGCTCTGCGCGCTGAAGCTTGAGCCGACCCCCGTGGAGGAGAGCGGCCTCGTGGACCGCGAGCGGCTGCTCGACATCGGAGGCCGGGGGCGCAAGCGCCAGCTGGAGCTCGCGCGCGGCAAGTACGGCTTCAAGGAGATTCCCACCCCTGGCGGCGGCTGCCTGCTCACGGAGACGGAGTCCGCCGGACGCTTCTTCCAGGTGCTCAAGCACCATCCCGCGCCCGGGCTGTCCGACTTCCGCCTCTCCAATCAGGGCCGCCAGCTCTGGGCCGGGGACCACTGGCTGGCCGTGGGCCGCAACAAGGACGACAACGATCGGCTGCGCGAGCTGGCCGCGCCCGCGGACTACCTCTTCGACGTGGTCGGCTTTCCCGGGCCCGTGGGCCTGGGCCGACCCATGCCGGGCCGGGCCTGGAGCCCGGAGGCCGTGAGCGACGCGGCCGCCTTCGTGG
This sequence is a window from Paucidesulfovibrio longus DSM 6739. Protein-coding genes within it:
- a CDS encoding protoheme IX farnesyltransferase; amino-acid sequence: MAFGVLSAAGQLLRPRIGIMAGLSTGIGALLAKADAPTAMAAAGAGFLLCAACSVLNQVQERRIDARMARTASRPLASGALAPGWGLALGFALLALAVWVSFRMGGLAAALVPLLTALLYNGLYTPLKRVSPHAVLLGAVPGALPPVFGWLLANGPIHPARSPSIWALFAVYYLWQAPHFWTLAERRRDDYARAGLAVAPLALRPGRYPLVHAFWTAAFLLGLAASAVLGVVESGPLRYALLALALISGLAAVADVLPGARRSGAPGGFRLADAAMLAFLGLICLDALH
- a CDS encoding DUF4079 family protein — translated: MLWIHPVIQLLGILFAILALRLGWKRYCAVHLGRKCMFPWKEHVQWGQLAEGFWLGGLTLGIWAARWTWRGYGVTGAHFWLGLAMGALILFSFISGTVMDKVKKKRTTLPRLHGFAGFTLMALALAELVTGSLVLARLFF
- the alaS gene encoding alanine--tRNA ligase, which encodes MNAAEIRKRFLEFFEKNAHTRVHSSSLVPKDDPSLLFTNAGMVQFKKTFLGQEKRDYKRATSSQKCLRVGGKHNDLENVGRTARHHTFFEMLGNFSFGDYFKEDAIRFCWQFLTDELKLPKDKLYITIYKDDDEAGKLWQKVAGVEPERIYRLGEKDNFWSMGDTGPCGPCSEVHIDQGEEMCCGPNCGIGQCDCDRFLEIWNLVFMQYDQAEDGTRTNLPRPSIDTGMGLERIAAVCQGVQSNYESDLFTPIIDYAAALAGKKYREDHETDTALQVIADHSRAIAFLIPDQVMPSNEGRGYVLRRLIRRAYRFGRLIGLQGAFLWKTAGKVVDEMGHAFPEVVKTRDFMEKVVREEEERFSQTLDKGLAMLEDEMAAVKQAGGSVISGEAAFKLYDTYGFPIDIVNDVAEKQSLTVDEPAYNACMKEQKVRAKKAWKGSGEKDVATLFHSLLEKSVSSKFTGYDSLTEETRVKALLSEQGERVEKLSAGENGWLVTVETPFYGESGGQVGDAGKAESLTGKAEVLDTVKPSPELTVHKITVVEGVVEDRKDIKLRVDKDARMATQRNHTATHLLHAALRNVLGAHVNQSGSLVAPDRLRFDFTHISAMSPEEIRKVEDEVNRAILANEKVHTEVMSNEDAVKKGATALFGEKYGDEVRVVQVPGVSMELCGGTHLSYTGQTGPFVILSESGVAAGIRRIEAATGWNALNHLQDERSACRDAASLLKSGSGSIAERIQALQAEVKAANKEMERLQAKLASGAGRDLLADLAEVNGVKVLAAEIEAPNPKIMREQMDALRSKVDSGVLALAARQEDGKVSLIVAVTKDLVGRFKAGDIVKQAAAEVGGGGGGRPDMAQAGGTNPDGIPAALEKVRQIVAAG
- the recA gene encoding recombinase RecA; protein product: MAAKKPNPEELRKEALGTAITTIERKFGKGSIMRMDEAAHQAIPVIPTGSIALDMALGVGGIPRGRVSEIYGPESSGKTTLALHLIAEAQKLGGTAAFVDAEHALDINYAKRLGVKTDELLISQPDYGEQALEIADLLVRSGAVDVVVIDSVAALIPQSELEGNMGETQVGGQARLMSHALRKLTGTIHKSRTVVLFINQIRMKIGMTGYGNPETTSGGNALKFYASVRMDIRRIQTLKDKDEVFGIRARVKVVKNKVAPPFREALFDVLYGTGISHEGELLDMGVEAGIVDKSGAWFAFGSERLGQGKENVRQYLQENPDLAAQIRDKLVEHLGINGLPLPKGSPDEPEADLPGDFDE
- a CDS encoding HD-GYP domain-containing protein codes for the protein MIRRISVRDLKPGMLVAGVPNHALLDAQRVYAVEGYVRSAEEVLEIVRQGFREVFVDLRSALSDRSRDPSGSRWAGLPEEVEQELGRLSASRPHEAAHAFADPDGERLRLDLARARELYEDNLRLARRLFAEAAQGRTLSLAEARQGLERTLEELTADPAATLWAARLAENRARLHIHSVNVSLISMAFALHLGLDREDALRIGLAGLLHDLGQTRLPLELTTRRGRLSAAEQALFDRHAHDGEVILRRQGGVPEGIIRAVAEHHERHDGKGRPAGLSGAARCPQGRILALADQFDLLSRPGYDPRSDSPSRAMTLLFAERGAAHEPGDVERFVRFMGVYPLGSLVRLSDGRTAMVWRHDPENPLAPLVNVVLDAQARPMETACVNLALDRGRRGDAGLHIAAELRPEAVADPRALAPLPASEAV
- a CDS encoding adenine nucleotide alpha hydrolase family protein translates to MNKHYDALALFSGGLDSVLACKTIQDQGLSVLGLHFISPFFGKPHLLERWSRVYGVEIVPVDVSEKYVEMLRDPANGYGKQVNPCIDCKILMLSHARTLLPQYGAKFLISGEVVGQRPMSQRRDTLNQIRNTAEVKDVLLRPLCALKLEPTPVEESGLVDRERLLDIGGRGRKRQLELARGKYGFKEIPTPGGGCLLTETESAGRFFQVLKHHPAPGLSDFRLSNQGRQLWAGDHWLAVGRNKDDNDRLRELAAPADYLFDVVGFPGPVGLGRPMPGRAWSPEAVSDAAAFVASYSPKAVASGRPVRVAAMRGPNRREIVVAPCRETPLGWAEPDTEGLKEWKVERAGLRNPLS